TCTCGTCGGGGTCGTAAAGCGGCTCCTCGACGGGGACGCGCTTCGACCAGCCGAGCTTCTTCCAGTTGAGCTGCGCCACGATCTCCCGGCCGAGACGGATGGCGTCGCGCTCGTCCTGCGCGAGGTAGTCGGACACTCCGGAGACCCGGCTGTGCATGTCGGCACCGCCGAGCGTCTCCTCGTCGACGTCCTCGTGGATCGCCATCTTCACGAGCGGCGGTCCGCCGAGGAACACCTTCGCGCCGTTCTTCACCATGACGACGTAGTCGGACATCCCGGGAACGTAGGCGCCACCAGCGGTCGACGAGCCGAAGACGAGGCAGATCGTCGGGATGCGCTCGCGCGAGCGGCGGGTGAGCTCACGAAAGCCGCGGCCGCCCGGCACGAAGATCGTCGACTGGAACGGCAGGTCGGCGCCGCCCGACTCGGTGAGGTTGATGATCGGCATCCGGTTCTGCGCGCAGATCTCCATGGTGCGGCCGGTCTTGAGCGCGCCGTAGGGATTGATCGACCCGCCCTTGATGGTCGGCTCGTTGGCCGTGATGACGCACTCGACGCCCGACACGACGCCGATGCCCGACACGACGCTGCCGCCGAGCGCGAACTCGGTGTCCCAGGCGCAAAGCGGTGCGATCTCGAGGAACGGCGAGTCGCGGTCGAGCAGCAGCTCGATGCGCTCGCGCGCCATCAGCTTCCCGCGCTCCAGGTGACGCTTCACATATTTCGGACCGCCGCCCTCGCGCGCGAGGGCGAGCTGCTCGTTCAGGAGCTTGATCTGCTCGAGGAACCCCTCGCGGTTCCGGCGATAGGTCTCGGACCTGGTGTCGACGTTGGTGCGCAGGACTTCCATGGGGCGGGGAGTCTTTAGCGGGATCGCCCGGACCTTGCCAACATGAGGAACGCGCCCATCCGGCGCCGCGCCGCCCGCAGACCGGTGGAGATGCGCCGCCGGATGGGCGCCCGCTCCGTTGCCTTTCCGACCTGGCCGCGGCATGGTCGCCACGCGGAGGGTTCCACGTGCCGGTCTACGAATACGTCTGTCGCGGGTGTCGTCATGGGTTCGAGACCTTGGTGCTCGGGAGCGACGTGCCGACCTGTCCGCAATGCCGCGCGACCGATCTGCAGCGCGTCCTCTCGGTGGCGGCCATCGGCCGGAGCGCGAGCGCGACCTCGAGCCCCGCACCCGCAATGGGCGGCGGATGCGGCAGCTGCGGCGATCCGCGCGGGCCGGGCGCGTGCGCGCTGGACTGACCGTTCAGGTCGAGGACGGCCGCACCTTCGTCCGCTGCCTCGTCACGCGCCTCGAGACCGACGGCGTCGCCGCGAGGCGCCGCCTCATCACGACTCCGTAGCGGAGCTCCATCTCTGGTCCCCAGGAGAGCGCGCCCATGATCCTCGATCGCTTCGCGATGACCGGGAAGGTCGCCATCGTGACCGGCGCGAGCGCCGGCATCGGCCACGGCAGCGCGCTCGCCCTCGCCGAGGCCGGAGCCCACGTCGTTCTCGCCGCCCGGACGGCCGACCGCCTCGAGCGTGCGGCGCACGAGATCCGCAAGACCGGCGCCGAGGCGCTCGCCCTCGCGACCGACGTCAACGACGCGGCCCAGCTCGCGCGTCTCGTCGACGCGGCGCTGAACGCCTTCGGCCGCATCGACGTCCTCGTGAACAACGCGGGCGGCACGGCGCCGAGCCCGGCGCTCCACCTGAGCCTGCAGGATCTGGAAGCGGCCTTCCATTTCAACGTCGGCACGGCCTTCCAGCTGAGCAAGCTCTGCGCGCCGCACCTCGCGAAGAACGGCGGCGCCATCGTGAACATCTCGAGCGCCATGTCGTACATGGTCGACCCAGGGTTCGTCGCGTACGGCACCGCGAAGGCGGCGCTCTCGCACATGACCCGCCTCCTCGCCTGCGAGTGGGCGCCGAAGATCCGGGTGAACGCGCTCGCCGTCGGCGCCACGGTGACCGAGGCGCTCGGCATGTTCCTGAACGCCATGCCCGAGATGCGGAGGCAGATGACCGATCTCACGCCGATGGCGCGGCTCGGGACGCCGGAGGACATCGCGCTCGCCGTGCTCTACCTGTCGGCGCCGGCGGGAAGCTGGATCACCGGCAAGGTCTTCGAGGTGGACGGCGGCACCGTCGCGTCGAACTGGCCGATCAAGATGGCGAGCGGGCTCTGACAGGGAGCCCCGGAAGGATCCGAAGATCCCGCGGCGCTGAGCGCATCGACGGATTGCGCCCGGACTTGTTTGCGATCGAAGGGCTCGACTATAGCTCGAACTCGCCCGTGTGCAGCGGGACATCTCTTCTCGGGAGGGTCGATTCATGAAGATCACGGGACGAATCGCGGCGCTGATCGCGAGCGCGCTGTTCTTGGCGACGAGCGCTTCCGCCCAGACCTGCGGCGACGCCGACGGCAACGG
This genomic window from Deltaproteobacteria bacterium contains:
- a CDS encoding glucose 1-dehydrogenase; the encoded protein is MILDRFAMTGKVAIVTGASAGIGHGSALALAEAGAHVVLAARTADRLERAAHEIRKTGAEALALATDVNDAAQLARLVDAALNAFGRIDVLVNNAGGTAPSPALHLSLQDLEAAFHFNVGTAFQLSKLCAPHLAKNGGAIVNISSAMSYMVDPGFVAYGTAKAALSHMTRLLACEWAPKIRVNALAVGATVTEALGMFLNAMPEMRRQMTDLTPMARLGTPEDIALAVLYLSAPAGSWITGKVFEVDGGTVASNWPIKMASGL
- a CDS encoding zinc ribbon domain-containing protein, whose translation is MPVYEYVCRGCRHGFETLVLGSDVPTCPQCRATDLQRVLSVAAIGRSASATSSPAPAMGGGCGSCGDPRGPGACALD
- a CDS encoding acyl-CoA carboxylase subunit beta, with product MEVLRTNVDTRSETYRRNREGFLEQIKLLNEQLALAREGGGPKYVKRHLERGKLMARERIELLLDRDSPFLEIAPLCAWDTEFALGGSVVSGIGVVSGVECVITANEPTIKGGSINPYGALKTGRTMEICAQNRMPIINLTESGGADLPFQSTIFVPGGRGFRELTRRSRERIPTICLVFGSSTAGGAYVPGMSDYVVMVKNGAKVFLGGPPLVKMAIHEDVDEETLGGADMHSRVSGVSDYLAQDERDAIRLGREIVAQLNWKKLGWSKRVPVEEPLYDPDEMLGLASIDVRKPFDVKEIVARIVDGSRFHEFKPTYGTTLVTGYAHVHGYPVGILANNGILFSESSEKGAQFIQLCNSTNTPIIFLQNITGFMVGSRYEQGGIIKDGAKLINAVSNSTVPHLTIMVGASYGAGNYGMAGRAYDPRFVFSWPNHRIAVMGPEQLAGVLSIVRRQAAERAGQPFDEQEDAMIRQMVQGQIEKESYAFFATARMWDDGIIDPRDTRTVLGITLSAVHNDAIEGATGYGVFRM